The genomic window ttattattattcaaagaATTTGCTTTTATTATTGAAACTTTCAAATCCTTTATGTCTAGTGGTCCTACAATTCCCTATTCATTGGTATTTCATATTACCAATCATTTTACAAATAAGTTTATTTCACCCAGTAAATATACTTAACTACCAATGGtttcaaatttaattgattaacaCACTTATAGatgtaatttgtttttaaattttatttttttagaagaattgTAGGTAAAAATGTTTTAGGAATATGTGTTCaataattctctaaaaaaaatttatatagatGGAATACATTCATGTAAGTTCCaactaatgaaatttaaaaccaatGACAATTTAATGTATTTGCACTAAATCTTAGGGGAGGTGTACTAAAACTAACCCTTTTACAAATATTTGTAGCTAGTATATTTGTAGTTATGGTGTTGGAAGTTGATCATTTTCTTAAAGGCCTCTAAGATATTGGAAATATCGCCAAAGTTTTGAACTTTTTGTTTcacctaaaaaaaatatcattaatttaatatatatactcttCACTTGAAAGTATAGTTTCTTCATATTGTATGAAGTTGTAACTAGGTGACAATATTAggtgaaatttttttggtttactacaaaatataaataatatatttattatatgataaaattttgtaaaatatattattatagatGCAAAATTATTAatggagttttattttttactaaattatcatttcaataaataagaacttatttgttaaaagaaaattataaaatttatgcaattgaaaaaaatttaattttttttatttaatttggtattttatttgaattaataattgatatttgtaagatcttttaatattaaaagaagtTAACATACTTAAAAAAGACATTCAAAATCAAGAGagtatttgatatgaaattaattaattaattttttctatttaaataaatttttacatccattaataaaattttattgtttatttttcacttcaatatttttattttgtaaaataaatagaaataaaatcaacaaattaaacaattgaattaagTTAGTTTAATTTTTCCACCTTTAAATTGGTAAATGAAGACtcttatatttgatattaacaGGAACATCATGACTTCATTGAATCTCacaagaaaattttagtttgaaagatTTTATCCTTTAAACATGTGGCGCATATTAAAGTGAGACCAAGTCTTCCCTATAATTTGTATCTATCACAATTTCTTTCCTAATGAATAGCCTTTTTGAATAGAATATAGACTTTAGCATGCATGGTGGGGCCTAGCTATCAAACTACTAGTCAAAACAACTCATGGGCAAGAATGATGTACCAACTAGATTAAGTATTCTCCATCTATTTGCATATCAAGAGTAATTTAGTAGTATCTTTCTTGTGTAACTCATTTCTAGACTTTCAATGGAgagttttttatcttaaaatttgacGTGGGTTTTCATACTAGTCTTGGTTCAAATATGTGAATGCAAAGGTTGCATCAAAGAAGAGAAGTAGGCTAGGTCATCTTACAAATTTTCAAGTTCAAATTAGATGCATCAAACATGTGcaaacatatttgatataactaatattttacCAAGCAACTaaatactttatatatatatatatatatatatatatatatatttattgatgatcaatGAATACCTACATGTATGGTATTGACACAGTTtgataaatcttttaaaatagtattagaaTAACTTTgctaaaaaaagtaaaaataaaaacaaaaatacatatatatatatatatatatatatatatatatatatatatatatatatatatatatatataaacaaaataaaaaatttaaaaagaatatatatattagtggTCTCACAACTCATTAGCTACTCATTTTCTTAAAGTCAAATCATTTACAATTATTTCTATATAGCCTTCTCCATTGCGACAACTGTACAATATATTAATTGATTGAAAAAATCATCATGTCTTTTTTGAtaggatagttttttttttattcaaagaaCTTTCAAATTCTTTATGTCTAGTGGTCCTACAATTCCCTATTCATTGGTATTTCATATTACCAACCATTTTACAAATAAGTTAATTTCACTCGATAAATATACTTAACCACCAATGGTTTCCAATTTGTAGCATTCTTATAGATGtagtttgtttttaaatttttttttttagaagaattgtaggtaaaaatattttagctaTATATGTTCAACAattctctaaaaacaatttatatagaTGGAATACGTTCATGGAAGTTCCaactaatgaaatttaaaaccaatGATGATTTAATGTATTTGTACTAAATCTTAGGGAGTGTGGACTAAAATTAGCCcttttacaaatatttataaCTAGTATATTTGTAGTTGTGGTATTGGAAGttgatcattttcttaaaaGGTTTACCATTGAAGTTAGTTGAATATAAAGTTAGGTGAACTTTACCATTGTTAAATTGGTAAATGAAGACTCTTAGATTTGATACTAACATGTACATCATGACTTCATTGAATCTCTCACAAggaaattttagtttgaaagacTTCATCTTTTAAACATGTGGCACATATTAAAGTGAGACCAAGTCTTCCCTATAATTTGTATCTATCACAATTTCTTTCCTCATAAATAGCCtttttgaatagaattaatATAGACTTTAGCATGCATGATGGGCCCTATCAAACTATTAGTCAAGATAATTTGTAGGTAAGAACGATGGACCAACTATATTAAATACTCTTCATCTATTTGCATATCAAGAGCAACTTAATATTGTCTTTCTTTTGTACTTCATGTTTGAACTTTCAATGGAGAGTTTGTCATCTAAATATTTGATGTGGGTTTTTATACTACTCTTGGTTCAAATATGTGGATGCAAAGGTTGCATCGAAGAAGAGAAGATGGGTTTGCTTGAATTCAAGGCTTTTCTTAAATTGAATAATGAGCATGCAGATTTTCTTCTCCCTTCATGGATAGATAACAACACTAGTGAATGTTGTAATTGGGAGCGGGTTATTTGCAATCCCACCACAGGTCGAGTTAAGAAGCTTTTCTTCAATGATATAACGCGACAACAAAATTTCTTGGAAGACAATTGGTACTATTatgaaaatgtcaaattctGGTTACTAAATGTCTCCCTATTCCTTCCTTTTGAAGAACTTCACCATCTAAACTTGTCTGCAAACTCATTTGATGGGTTTATTGAGAATGAAGGTATGTTACCTCTCAcctttaaaatttcttttcactTATACTCCAAACATTCTAAAGGAACTACTAGCATATGTTCTTAAAAGTGTTCAGGTGGAGACCAAATGGTCACTAGTAActattgaatttaatataagaacaattactaattattaaaatttataatgtaaattaacatttaaatagaacaataaaaaaattattattttagaaaactacAGATTACATTAGCCTTATATATATAAGCATACTTGTTATTTATGTCATCATTTCACACTCAACCCAATAAGTGGGATTCAACTAAGAGTGAGCAATTTCACAATTATTAATTAACAGGAACACTTAGGCTCCCATATCCTTATCCTTTTTGCTGAATCGTCTTTCCTTATCTTCCATTCCTAAAAAGCTTGATTTCTATATTCCAAATTGATAGAGATTGGTTAAAGAAAGGTGATCACAAAATTTGACTATTGCTTTCAAATGAGGAATCATCATCTTCAAAATTtcacatttacaaaaaaaaaaaaaaaaaaaaaaaaaaaaactagcctCGGGTAAGGTCCAAGCCTTATTGTTTTAAGCTGATGTCGGATTGGTTTAATAATGAACAGAGTAAATCCTAACCCATGACCATCTACGCATTTCCAAATTCCACCCATCCACGCATTTCCAAATTCCACCCATCCACAACCCATTAATATGACATTTTCAGGGacaaaatttaatcaattaaACCTATTAGATGGATTCTCCATACAAtgttaaaatgaatataaaaactttaattcagaaaataatttcctttatttagtTAGGATTCAAATTATAGGGGcacaaaacatgaaatttttcatgtttaaaaTTCACAAAGATCACAAAAGCTCTTTGAAGCTCTATGGacttttttatttctaacatttaaacacaaaaatcacCAAATTTAATTAGAGATTTGGATGCATATTCTTATATTAAAGACATGTAAGCttacatatttaaatatgaagatcTCAACTTGTAATTACATGCTTctaattaaagttaaattactCTATTTTACAGGATTTGAAGGGTTATCAAGTTTAAAGAAATTGGAGATCTTGGACATAAGTGGTAATGAGTTTGACAAAAGTGCCTTAAAATCTTTGGGCACAATAACATCACTCAAGACATTGGCTATTTGCAGGATGGGACTGAATGGATCTTTTTCCATTCGAGGCATGTTATATGTCCACATTGTTTCTttgaaattaagtaaaatatatttctaacTTTTAATGTTCCTTAGTTAATCTCTCTTTTGATTCATGTTTGTTGCAGAATTAGCTAGTTTGAGAAATTTGGAAGTGTTGGATCTAAGCTATAATGATTTGGAAAGCTTTCAACTATTGCAAGGTACTTCATTAACTTGctaaaaaaacttatgatattttgtttttaaattaaaggtaAGATTAACAAACAATTTCTTCTCATTAGttacttttctttgtaatatcattaaatttgatataaagtAGTCTAAATCATCCTtcaatttataagttttaattaaaatgcATCAAGCATGCACAAGATGTTtaatataactaatattttcataagtaattgaatttttttatgaattaattaactTGATTATCAATAAATACTTACATGTATAAGATTAATATAGTTTcataagtattttaaaattgtcttacaacacacacacacaaggaaaatgaaaggtATGTGATACctttatgctatgtttggttcccaaaaaaattgagggaaaatgaaaggagaaaaaagtagagaggaaaagtaaaagaaaagaaaaaaagtgaagaaaaatataaaattgattaaagtaaatacattatttttatatgttactttaaacttgtttcacttattttaattcttcaatgtaaagatgaaagatttgaaaatacataagtttctaattattttttgattatattttcttttgttttatagtttttacaatacaaccaaacataataaaatcattttctttaatttttttttcttttcttaatacttttcacGAACccttaagttatgtttggtttgcaGAAAATATGAggaacataaaatagaaaagaaaattagaaggaaagaaagagtgaagtaaaataaaaataaatttaaatttaataaattatttttatatgctactttaaacttatttcacttattttaaattatttaaactcatttctaataaataataatggaaattgTAGAGAAGTTTGTGTTATTCAAGCTTTGCAATGACTTTTCAAGGTGAAGGAAAATATTCTTACTgaaattgaaaaaggaaataccTTCTTAAATAGCCTATTGACTGAAAACACATTACCCTAACATACACACACACCTTTATTATTTATACAATCATGTAATACTTAATCCAGTTAGTGGGATTCTAGTGGTTGTTTCTATCTTGGTTTCCAATATTTCTAATTGATAGTGTTCGATTAatgaaatatcataaattttgaCCCCAATAAGGACCAATCCCTATTAAATGTAATTGGGTTGACCTAAGACTAAATGTTAGACACAACTAATAAAAACCCATCTGTTTGTTGGAGTCTAAATAACCCGGCCTTAGGTAAGGCCCATgccttattattttaagatgtaGTCCAACTGGTTTGACACTGGATTGAGTAAAGCCCAACTTATGAGCATCTGTGCATTTCCATCCATCCACAACCTACTGGCATGGAAAAACTTTGGTCAATTAAACCTATTATAAatgtatacaaaattttaagttcaaaagataattttcctttatttagcTAGGATTCATATTAAAAAGGCACAAAGCACGAATTTTCATgtttaaattcacaaatatcatgAAAGCTCCTTCAAGCTCTATGGACCATTTTATTTGTAACATTATGTTACtcttaattatcaaattaaccAACAAATTCTTCtcattacttatttttcttttgtaatgtCATAAAATTTGATGTAAAGTAGTATTGGTCATCATTTCAACTTTCAGGTTCCAATTAGATGCATCAAGCATGTgcaacatatttgatataactaatatttttataagtaattgatttttttttctataaatcaATTAACTTGATTATCAATGAATACTTTCATACATGATATTGATGTagtttcataaatattttaaaatagtcatAGAAGTCTTTTATCTGATtcactagaaagaaaaataaactattCTAATGAAAATACTTGATGATTTGAAGtgattgcttttgattttatttgattgcTACCATTATTAATTGTTAGAAATTGACAACAAATACCCATTTTGCATCACTTCTATATGCATCGGGGGAATGAATTATATTTCATAGAGCTAATAGGGCAAAACTCATACTTTTGGAATTATGGAAAAGGTTGCTAGAAAGCTAATTAACcatttatattatgattaagAATAGTTGGGTAAGAAATA from Vitis vinifera cultivar Pinot Noir 40024 chromosome 9, ASM3070453v1 includes these protein-coding regions:
- the LOC100854840 gene encoding putative receptor-like protein 8 isoform X2; this encodes MFELSMESLSSKYLMWVFILLLVQICGCKGCIEEEKMGLLEFKAFLKLNNEHADFLLPSWIDNNTSECCNWERVICNPTTGRVKKLFFNDITRQQNFLEDNWYYYENVKFWLLNVSLFLPFEELHHLNLSANSFDGFIENEELASLRNLEVLDLSYNDLESFQLLQDSKSLSIFKKLETLNLNYNKFKNTSLQQLNIFTSLKNLSLRGNHVGGFFPIQELCTLENLVMLDLRGNFFIGMQGKYKVKFWLYIYHVRT
- the LOC100854840 gene encoding receptor like protein 21-like isoform X1 translates to MFELSMESLSSKYLMWVFILLLVQICGCKGCIEEEKMGLLEFKAFLKLNNEHADFLLPSWIDNNTSECCNWERVICNPTTGRVKKLFFNDITRQQNFLEDNWYYYENVKFWLLNVSLFLPFEELHHLNLSANSFDGFIENEGFEGLSSLKKLEILDISGNEFDKSALKSLGTITSLKTLAICRMGLNGSFSIRELASLRNLEVLDLSYNDLESFQLLQDSKSLSIFKKLETLNLNYNKFKNTSLQQLNIFTSLKNLSLRGNHVGGFFPIQELCTLENLVMLDLRGNFFIGMQGKYKVKFWLYIYHVRT